In the Wyeomyia smithii strain HCP4-BCI-WySm-NY-G18 chromosome 2, ASM2978416v1, whole genome shotgun sequence genome, one interval contains:
- the LOC129722646 gene encoding neuropeptide SIFamide, producing MAHLKLFGSLVLVVLLVLALSTTTEAGYRKPPFNGSIFGKRNGNSIDYEGNAKVLSTMCEIAAEACQSWFAQEQK from the exons ATGGCACATTTAAAATTATTCGGATCATTAGTGCTTGTAGTGCTGCTTGTTCTGGCTCTGAGTACTACAACCGAAGCAGGATACCGGAAGCCCCCATTCAACGGAAGCATcttcggcaaacgaaatggAAATTCAATTG ACTACGAAGGCAACGCCAAGGTGCTGTCCACGATGTGTGAAATAGCGGCCGAGGCGTGTCAATCATGGTTTGCTCAGgaacaaaaataa